A genome region from Primulina eburnea isolate SZY01 chromosome 9, ASM2296580v1, whole genome shotgun sequence includes the following:
- the LOC140840689 gene encoding uncharacterized protein, with protein sequence MPCFFIQLDQANALFKQSAGSTWRLDHVWSLLKDQEKFRSSNAILPNFIPNHGSIDSSKSDYSPNTESPTPNSPGLSGFAINLDEDNPSGESSQRSIGIKKAKAKRKATEEHLKDISTMAKCTEKMVVVMEN encoded by the exons ATGCCCTGCTTCTTtattcaa TTGGATCAAGCAAACGCCTTATTTAAGCAATCAGCTGGGTCGACTTGGCGGTTGGATCATGTATGGTCTTTGCTTAAGGACCAAGAGAAGTTTAGGTCATCAAACGCTATTTTACCTAATTTCATACCAAACCACGGGAGTATCGACTCATCCAAGTCTGACTATTCTCCCAACACCGAATCACCGACACCCAATTCTCCAGGGCTATCTGGGTTTGCAATAAACCTGGATGAAGATAATCCGTCAGGAGAGAGTTCTCAGCGTTCAATTGGCATAAAAAAGGCCAAAGCCAAAAGAAAAGCTACTGAAGAACACTTGAAGGACATCTCCACCATGGCCAAATGTACTGAGAAAATGGTGGTTGTGATGGAgaattga